A portion of the Chelmon rostratus isolate fCheRos1 chromosome 15, fCheRos1.pri, whole genome shotgun sequence genome contains these proteins:
- the marcksb gene encoding myristoylated alanine-rich protein kinase C substrate b: MGAQISKTAGKEEAAVEKPAEGAAVAAKTNGQENGHAKTNGDASPAAEEANKADVQANGSTPTEEAPKEEGEKVEGAEANGEKEPAATNGEAAAKPEEGTPSTSEDGKQKKKRFSFKKPSFKLSGFSFKKTKKESEEAAEEGAAAATAAAEGEKAPAEEEAPAEEAKPAEAGEEGAKEAAAEEPKAEEEAAKAEEAAAPEGGEEKPAEASPTEPETAASPEATAAAE, translated from the exons ATGGGAGCACAAATCTCCAAAACCGCTGGAAAAGAGGAAGCCGCGGTGGAAAAGCCTGCAGAAGGTGCAGCTGTTGCAGCAAAGACGAACGGACAG GAGAATGGCCATGCCAAGACCAACGGGGATGCCTctccagctgcagaggaggccAACAAAGCTGATGTTCAGGCCAACGGCAGCACTCCCACTGAGGAGGCGCCAAAAGAAGAAGGGGAGAAAGTAGAGGGTGCTGAGGCCAACGGCGAGAAGGAGCCCGCCGCCACAAACGGAGAGGCTGCCGCCAAGCCGGAGGAGGGCACTCCATCCACCAGCGAGGACGGCAAGCAGAAGAAAAAGCGTTTCTCCTTCAAGAAACCCTCCTTCAAGCTCAGCGGCTTCTCTTTTAAGAAGACCAAGAAGGAGTCTGAGGAGGCGGCAgaggagggagcagcagcagccaccgCCGCCGCCGAAGGAGAGAAAGcacctgcagaggaggaagcacCTGCGGAGGAGGCCAAGCCAGCAGAGGCTGGTGAGGAAGGAGCTAAGGAGGCTGCAGCCGAGGAGCCAAAGGCCGAGGAGGAGGCGGCGAAggcagaagaagcagcagcaccagagggaggagaggagaaaccGGCCGAAGCTTCGCCTACTGAGCCAGAGACGGCAGCCAGTCCAGAGGCCACGGCCGCGGCTGAGTAA
- the col10a1a gene encoding collagen, type X, alpha 1a, producing the protein MPAGSCKMDLRVASILLLVVASAAAHGGYVVKKLVKAAPQYQPYSVKSHVMSVAGEPGPPGEPGPEGPAGPPGEPGESAEGMPGPQGPPGPPGSPGRSIAGKPGSPGGPGKPGSNGAPGEKGDTGAPGPQGPRGAPGASGSPGPAGLSATGKPGPAGLPGAMGPRGEPGLKGHPGVPGLPGAKGDRGVGARGPQGETGPEGPMGPTGAPGADGVGKPGKPGMAGESGKPGSPGRDGAPGAMGPMGPKGHTGAPGVGLPGKSGENGAPGLPGPVGPKGHQGPAGAPGAPGVPGYGKPGANGEKGERGATGATGATGAKGEQGPTGYTGATGATGPSGPAGPQGARGFPGEPGAVGPKGDTGESGPQGPKGNKGDQGPQGFAGKQGYPGAAGPPGPRGATGPSGEKGNVGAPGTPGAPGIPGPAGPKGHPGRAGEPGSSGSDGAPGARGPTGPQGPAGAPGPKGHQGAPGPAGPAGLAAKGLPGPQGPAGQPGEPGADGEAGPAGPPGPPGPPGEVVFEKGMGMGEVMVKSPMSAFTASLATPYPAAGTPIKFDQIVYNAENHYDPESGIFTCQIPGVYYFSYSIHVNGAHALVALYKNGQPVMFTYDEYNKGFLDQMSGSAVLLLDEQDTVYVQIPDDEANGVFAAENVHCSFSGFLIAST; encoded by the coding sequence TGATGTCAGTGGCAGGTGAGCCTGGTCCACCAGGTGAGCCCGGCCCTGAGGGACCTGCTGGCCCTCCTGGCGAACCAGGTGAGAGTGCTGAAGGTATGCCTGGACCCCAAGGACCCCCTGGACCTCCTGGATCTCCTGGTCGCTCCATCGCTGGCAAACCTGGATCCCCAGGTGGACCTGGCAAACCTGGAAGCAATGGAGCACCTGGTGAGAAAGGAGACACCGGAGCCCCTGGTCCTCAGGGTCCAAGGGGAGCCCCCGGAGCTTCTGGAAGCCCTGGACCCGCTGGCCTCTCTGCTACCGGCAAGCCTGGACCTGCAGGTCTTCCAGGAGCAATGGGACCTAGAGGAGAGCCTGGTCTGAAAGGACATCCAGGTGTACCTGGACTGCCAGGTGCTAAGGGTGATAGAGGGGTGGGAGCTCGTGGACCTCAGGGTGAGACAGGACCTGAAGGGCCCATGGGCCCAACTGGAGCACCAGGTGCTGATGGAGTTGGAAAGCCAGGGAAACCAGGTATGGCAGGTGAGTCAGGAAAGCCAGGCAGCCCAGGTAGGGATGGTGCCCCTGGTGCTATGGGACCAATGGGACCTAAGGGACACACTGGTGCCCCAGGTGTAGGTCTTCCAGGTAAATCAGGTGAGAATGGTGCCCCAGGTCTGCCTGGTCCAGTTGGTCCTAAAGGCCACCAGGGACCTGCTGGAGCTCCTGGTGCCCCAGGAGTCCCCGGATATGGAAAGCCAGGTGCAAacggagagaagggagagaggggagcaACAGGTGCCACAGGTGCCACAGGTGCTAAGGGTGAGCAAGGTCCAACAGGTTATACTGGTGCTACTGGTGCAACTGGGCCCAGTGGTCCTGCTGGACCTCAGGGTGCAAGAGGGTTCCCAGGTGAGCCTGGTGCTGTTGGCCCTAAAGGTGACACAGGTGAAAGTGGACCTCAGGGACCTAAGGGAAACAAGGGAGATCAGGGACCACAGGGATTTGCAGGCAAGCAGGGTTATCCAGGCGCAGCTGGTCCTCCTGGACCAAGGGGAGCCACTGGACCCTCAGGTGAGAAAGGTAATGTAGGTGCCCCCGGTACCCCAGGTGCCCCAGGTATTCCAGGCCCTGCTGGACCCAAAGGTCATCCTGGCCGTGCAGGTGAGCCAGGTTCTTCTGGTTCTGATGGTGCTCCAGGTGCCAGAGGACCCACTGGACCTCAAGGTCCCGCTGGTGCTCCTGGCCCTAAGGGACACCAAGGTGCCCCTGGTCCTGCTGGCCCCGCTGGTTTGGCTGCTAAGGGTCTCCCCGGACCTCAGGGTCCTGCTGGTCAGCCAGGTGAGCCCGGTGCTGATGGAGAAGCTGGCCCAGCTGGCCCTCCTGGTCCCCCTGGTCCTCCTGGTGAGGTTGTGTTTGAGAAGGGCATGGGAATGGGCGAGGTTATGGTCAAGTCTCCCATGTCTGCTTTCACTGCATCTCTGGCCACCCCCTACCCTGCTGCTGGCACCCCCATTAAGTTTGACCAGATTGTGTACAATGCTGAGAATCACTATGACCCAGAATCTGGCATTTTCACTTGCCAGATTCCTGGAGTTTACTATTTCTCCTACAGCATCCATGTTAATGGTGCTCATGCCCTGGTGGCTCTGTACAAGAATGGCCAGCCTGTTATGTTCACTTATGATGAGTACAACAAGGGCTTCCTGGACCAGATGTCCGGTAGTGCTGTCCTCTTGCTGGATGAGCAGGACACAGTCTACGTCCAGATCCCCGATGACGAGGCCAATGGCGTCTTTGCCGCCGAGAATGTCCACTGCTCTTTCTCTGGGTTCCTCATTGCTTCAACGTGA